One Vigna unguiculata cultivar IT97K-499-35 chromosome 7, ASM411807v1, whole genome shotgun sequence genomic region harbors:
- the LOC114189620 gene encoding uncharacterized TPR repeat-containing protein At1g05150-like isoform X2, with product MATRGTRSEKVRRIFNQFDANRDGGLNREEMASLVGAVNPRVKFSDEQISAILDEVFRTYGEFIDGDKGLTYEGLLRTYDDGAGDVDRDFDALGLDLVADAVKEPLAASEASSSSIVDERMAVETQKKQRTAAWAVSPNHGIVFDETWKIVDDLELLVKRLKTKQSKEGGKLKNDNFDAYSDAGWSRELGPSSEITEKRVFWEESGHDYAVFLKELGGLRGRADGARSREEAFDGHMAIGRVLYEHQLFKESLVSFKRACELQPVDVRPHFRAGNCLYVLGRYKEAKEEFLLALESAEAGGNQWAYLLPQIYVNLGIALEGEGMVLSACEYYREAAILCPTHFRALKLLGSALFGVGEYRAAVKALEEAIFMKPDYADAHCDLASALHAMGEDERAIEVFQKAIDLKPGHVDALYNLGGLYMDLGRFQRASEMYTRVLGVWPNHWRAQLNKAVSLLGAGETEEAKRALKEALKMTNRVELHDAISHLKQLQKKKTKASNGGVPGEASFVIVEPSKFKVVGDRTTGRQELATALQIRALQRVTRLSRCSVELLKKEMSERDVSVSYSGSGVPEKSIRKPNLEEILRRLLSFLKPETFQGAVKAINERILSVLDENGSGRLDLGMFYAILAPICGGPPDRRKRVAFDALLWRPMNEDGANIRKVDATLYIKLLRAVYLPSQAVSELMEVRGESDTSMVSFSEFLVMFDDPDWGFGIMPTLAKLETGDRNRHGNSVCSVCRYPVIGSRFKEIKSHFSVCNQCYSEGKVPSSFKQEEYRFKEYGSEGEAMKDKCTCFNLQSRNEQ from the coding sequence ATGGCGACGAGGGGCACCAGATCGGAGAAGGTTCGGCGAATTTTCAACCAATTCGACGCGAACCGTGATGGGGGTCTCAACCGTGAGGAAATGGCGTCGCTGGTGGGTGCGGTGAACCCTAGGGTGAAATTCAGCGACGAACAAATCAGCGCGATCCTTGACGAGGTGTTCCGAACCTACGGCGAATTCATCGACGGCGACAAGGGTCTCACGTACGAGGGTCTGTTGCGCACGTACGACGACGGAGCTGGCGACGTCGACCGTGATTTCGACGCGCTTGGCCTCGACCTCGTGGCAGACGCCGTGAAGGAGCCCCTTGCAGCGTCCGAGGCGTCATCCTCGTCGATCGTGGACGAGAGAATGGCGGTGGAGACACAGAAGAAGCAGCGGACGGCCGCCTGGGCGGTGTCGCCAAACCACGGGATCGTGTTCGACGAGACGTGGAAGATTGTGGATGATTTGGAGCTTCTCGTGAAGAGGCTGAAGACGAAGCAGTCCAAGGAAGGTGGGAAATTAAAGAATGACAACTTTGACGCATATTCAGATGCCGGGTGGTCTCGCGAATTGGGTCCCTCGTCCGAGATTACGGAGAAGAGAGTGTTTTGGGAGGAGTCAGGGCATGATTATGCAGTGTTTTTGAAGGAATTGGGAGGGTTGAGAGGGAGGGCTGATGGTGCTAGGTCAAGAGAAGAGGCTTTCGATGGGCACATGGCAATTGGGAGAGTTTTGTATGAACATCAGTTGTTTAAGGAGTCATTGGTTAGTTTCAAGAGGGCTTGTGAGTTGCAACCTGTGGATGTGAGGCCTCATTTCAGAGCTGGGAATTGTTTGTATGTTCTTGGCAGGTACAAGGAGGCCAAGGAGGAGTTCCTCTTGGCTCTTGAGTCTGCTGAGGCTGGCGGCAACCAATGGGCTTACTTGCTCCCCCAGATTTATGTCAACCTCGGCATCGCCCTTGAGGGTGAAGGGATGGTTTTGAGTGCCTGTGAGTATTATAGGGAGGCAGCGATTCTCTGTCCCACACATTTTAGAGCCTTGAAGCTCTTAGGTAGTGCACTTTTTGGCGTGGGGGAGTATAGAGCGGCAGTGAAGGCGTTGGAGGAGGCAATTTTCATGAAGCCAGATTATGCTGACGCTCACTGCGATTTGGCGTCGGCATTACATGCGATGGGTGAGGATGAGAGGGCCATTGAGGTGTTTCAGAAGGCTATTGATTTGAAGCCTGGTCATGTGGATGCCCTTTACAATTTGGGTGGGCTGTATATGGACCTGGGAAGGTTTCAGAGGGCATCTGAGATGTACACTAGAGTATTGGGTGTGTGGCCGAACCACTGGCGAGCACAGCTGAACAAGGCGGTGTCACTGCTGGGAGCTGGGGAGACTGAAGAGGCCAAAAGAGCTTTGAAGGAAGCGTTGAAAATGACGAATAGGGTTGAGCTGCATGATGCAATATCGCATTTGAAGCAGCTTCAGAAAAAGAAGACCAAAGCCAGTAATGGAGGTGTTCCTGGGGAGGCATCTTTTGTTATAGTTGAACCATCCAAGTTTAAGGTGGTTGGAGATCGGACTACAGGGAGGCAAGAGCTAGCCACTGCTCTGCAGATCAGAGCGCTTCAGAGGGTAACTAGGTTGAGTCGTTGCAGTGTAGAGCTTTTGAAGAAGGAGATGAGTGAACGTGATGTGTCAGTATCCTATTCTGGTAGTGGAGTTCCTGAAAAGTCCATCCGGAAGCCCAATTTGGAAGAAATTCTTCGCAGATTACTCAGTTTTCTGAAGCCCGAGACTTTTCAAGGGGCTGTGAAAGCCATCAACGAGAGGATTCTTTCAGTTttggatgaaaatggttcaggcAGGCTGGACCTGGGAATGTTCTATGCGATTCTTGCTCCTATTTGTGGTGGTCCTCCGGACAGACGCAAAAGGGTTGCCTTCGATGCACTTTTGTGGCGTCCTATGAATGAAGATGGTGCTAATATCAGGAAAGTTGATGCCACTCTATACATCAAATTGTTAAGGGCCGTGTATCTTCCTAGCCAAGCTGTTAGTGAATTAATGGAGGTTCGTGGAGAGTCAGACACTTCAATGGTGTCTTTCTCCGAGTTTCTAGTGATGTTTGATGATCCAGATTGGGGTTTTGGTATAATGCCTACTCTTGCAAAGCTTGAGACAGGGGATAGAAACCGGCATGGTAACTCGGTGTGCTCGGTTTGCCGCTACCCAGTTATTGGTTCTCGGTTTAAGGAGATAAAATCTCATTTTAGTGTGTGTAACCAATGCTACAGTGAGGGAAAGGTGCCTTCTTCATTTAAGCAGGAAGAGTACAGATTTAAAGAGTATGGAAGTGAGGGTGAAGCCATGAAAGATAAGTGTACGTGCTTCAACTTGCAATCCCGTAATGAACAGTAG
- the LOC114189620 gene encoding uncharacterized TPR repeat-containing protein At1g05150-like isoform X3 codes for MATRGTRSEKVRRIFNQFDANRDGGLNREEMASLVGAVNPRVKFSDEQISAILDEVFRTYGEFIDGDKGLTYEGLLRTYDDGAGDVDRDFDALGLDLVADAVKEPLAASEASSSSIVDERMAVETQKKQRTAAWAVSPNHGIVFDETWKIVDDLELLVKRLKTKQSKEGGKLKNDNFDAYSDAGWSRELGPSSEITEKRVFWEESGHDYAVFLKELGGLRGRADGARSREEAFDGHMAIGRVLYEHQLFKESLVSFKRACELQPVDVRPHFRAGNCLYVLGRYKEAKEEFLLALESAEAGGNQWAYLLPQIYVNLGIALEGEGMVLSACEYYREAAILCPTHFRALKLLGSALFGVGEYRAAVKALEEAIFMKPDYADAHCDLASALHAMGEDERAIEVFQKAIDLKPGHVDALYNLGGLYMDLGRFQRASEMYTRVLGVWPNHWRAQLNKAVSLLGAGETEEAKRALKEALKMTNRVELHDAISHLKQLQKKKTKASNGGVPGEASFVIVEPSKFKVVGDRTTGRQELATALQIRALQRVTRLSRCSVELLKKEMSERDVSVSYSGSGVPEKSIRKPNLEEILRRLLSFLKPETFQGAVKAINERILSVLDENGSGRLDLGMFYAILAPICGGPPDRRKRVAFDALLWRPMNEDGANIRKVDATLYIKLLRAVYLPSQAVSELMEVRGESDTSMVSFSEFLVMFDDPDWGFGIMPTLAKLETGDRNRHGNSVCSVCRYPVIGSRFKEIKSHFSVCNQCYSEGKVPSSFKQEEYRFKEYGSEGEAMKDKWCNIKTMLMWK; via the exons ATGGCGACGAGGGGCACCAGATCGGAGAAGGTTCGGCGAATTTTCAACCAATTCGACGCGAACCGTGATGGGGGTCTCAACCGTGAGGAAATGGCGTCGCTGGTGGGTGCGGTGAACCCTAGGGTGAAATTCAGCGACGAACAAATCAGCGCGATCCTTGACGAGGTGTTCCGAACCTACGGCGAATTCATCGACGGCGACAAGGGTCTCACGTACGAGGGTCTGTTGCGCACGTACGACGACGGAGCTGGCGACGTCGACCGTGATTTCGACGCGCTTGGCCTCGACCTCGTGGCAGACGCCGTGAAGGAGCCCCTTGCAGCGTCCGAGGCGTCATCCTCGTCGATCGTGGACGAGAGAATGGCGGTGGAGACACAGAAGAAGCAGCGGACGGCCGCCTGGGCGGTGTCGCCAAACCACGGGATCGTGTTCGACGAGACGTGGAAGATTGTGGATGATTTGGAGCTTCTCGTGAAGAGGCTGAAGACGAAGCAGTCCAAGGAAGGTGGGAAATTAAAGAATGACAACTTTGACGCATATTCAGATGCCGGGTGGTCTCGCGAATTGGGTCCCTCGTCCGAGATTACGGAGAAGAGAGTGTTTTGGGAGGAGTCAGGGCATGATTATGCAGTGTTTTTGAAGGAATTGGGAGGGTTGAGAGGGAGGGCTGATGGTGCTAGGTCAAGAGAAGAGGCTTTCGATGGGCACATGGCAATTGGGAGAGTTTTGTATGAACATCAGTTGTTTAAGGAGTCATTGGTTAGTTTCAAGAGGGCTTGTGAGTTGCAACCTGTGGATGTGAGGCCTCATTTCAGAGCTGGGAATTGTTTGTATGTTCTTGGCAGGTACAAGGAGGCCAAGGAGGAGTTCCTCTTGGCTCTTGAGTCTGCTGAGGCTGGCGGCAACCAATGGGCTTACTTGCTCCCCCAGATTTATGTCAACCTCGGCATCGCCCTTGAGGGTGAAGGGATGGTTTTGAGTGCCTGTGAGTATTATAGGGAGGCAGCGATTCTCTGTCCCACACATTTTAGAGCCTTGAAGCTCTTAGGTAGTGCACTTTTTGGCGTGGGGGAGTATAGAGCGGCAGTGAAGGCGTTGGAGGAGGCAATTTTCATGAAGCCAGATTATGCTGACGCTCACTGCGATTTGGCGTCGGCATTACATGCGATGGGTGAGGATGAGAGGGCCATTGAGGTGTTTCAGAAGGCTATTGATTTGAAGCCTGGTCATGTGGATGCCCTTTACAATTTGGGTGGGCTGTATATGGACCTGGGAAGGTTTCAGAGGGCATCTGAGATGTACACTAGAGTATTGGGTGTGTGGCCGAACCACTGGCGAGCACAGCTGAACAAGGCGGTGTCACTGCTGGGAGCTGGGGAGACTGAAGAGGCCAAAAGAGCTTTGAAGGAAGCGTTGAAAATGACGAATAGGGTTGAGCTGCATGATGCAATATCGCATTTGAAGCAGCTTCAGAAAAAGAAGACCAAAGCCAGTAATGGAGGTGTTCCTGGGGAGGCATCTTTTGTTATAGTTGAACCATCCAAGTTTAAGGTGGTTGGAGATCGGACTACAGGGAGGCAAGAGCTAGCCACTGCTCTGCAGATCAGAGCGCTTCAGAGGGTAACTAGGTTGAGTCGTTGCAGTGTAGAGCTTTTGAAGAAGGAGATGAGTGAACGTGATGTGTCAGTATCCTATTCTGGTAGTGGAGTTCCTGAAAAGTCCATCCGGAAGCCCAATTTGGAAGAAATTCTTCGCAGATTACTCAGTTTTCTGAAGCCCGAGACTTTTCAAGGGGCTGTGAAAGCCATCAACGAGAGGATTCTTTCAGTTttggatgaaaatggttcaggcAGGCTGGACCTGGGAATGTTCTATGCGATTCTTGCTCCTATTTGTGGTGGTCCTCCGGACAGACGCAAAAGGGTTGCCTTCGATGCACTTTTGTGGCGTCCTATGAATGAAGATGGTGCTAATATCAGGAAAGTTGATGCCACTCTATACATCAAATTGTTAAGGGCCGTGTATCTTCCTAGCCAAGCTGTTAGTGAATTAATGGAGGTTCGTGGAGAGTCAGACACTTCAATGGTGTCTTTCTCCGAGTTTCTAGTGATGTTTGATGATCCAGATTGGGGTTTTGGTATAATGCCTACTCTTGCAAAGCTTGAGACAGGGGATAGAAACCGGCATGGTAACTCGGTGTGCTCGGTTTGCCGCTACCCAGTTATTGGTTCTCGGTTTAAGGAGATAAAATCTCATTTTAGTGTGTGTAACCAATGCTACAGTGAGGGAAAGGTGCCTTCTTCATTTAAGCAGGAAGAGTACAGATTTAAAGAGTATGGAAGTGAGGGTGAAGCCATGAAAGATAAGT GGTgcaacataaaaacaatgctgatGTGGAAGTGA
- the LOC114189620 gene encoding uncharacterized TPR repeat-containing protein At1g05150-like isoform X4 yields the protein MATRGTRSEKVRRIFNQFDANRDGGLNREEMASLVGAVNPRVKFSDEQISAILDEVFRTYGEFIDGDKGLTYEGLLRTYDDGAGDVDRDFDALGLDLVADAVKEPLAASEASSSSIVDERMAVETQKKQRTAAWAVSPNHGIVFDETWKIVDDLELLVKRLKTKQSKEGGKLKNDNFDAYSDAGWSRELGPSSEITEKRVFWEESGHDYAVFLKELGGLRGRADGARSREEAFDGHMAIGRVLYEHQLFKESLVSFKRACELQPVDVRPHFRAGNCLYVLGRYKEAKEEFLLALESAEAGGNQWAYLLPQIYVNLGIALEGEGMVLSACEYYREAAILCPTHFRALKLLGSALFGVGEYRAAVKALEEAIFMKPDYADAHCDLASALHAMGEDERAIEVFQKAIDLKPGHVDALYNLGGLYMDLGRFQRASEMYTRVLGVWPNHWRAQLNKAVSLLGAGETEEAKRALKEALKMTNRVELHDAISHLKQLQKKKTKASNGGVPGEASFVIVEPSKFKVVGDRTTGRQELATALQIRALQRVTRLSRCSVELLKKEMSERDVSVSYSGSGVPEKSIRKPNLEEILRRLLSFLKPETFQGAVKAINERILSVLDENGSGRLDLGMFYAILAPICGGPPDRRKRVAFDALLWRPMNEDGANIRKVDATLYIKLLRAVYLPSQAVSELMEVRGESDTSMVSFSEFLVMFDDPDWGFGIMPTLAKLETGDRNRHGNSVCSVCRYPVIGSRFKEIKSHFSVCNQCYSEGKVPSSFKQEEYRFKEYGSEGEAMKDKFLARRSI from the exons ATGGCGACGAGGGGCACCAGATCGGAGAAGGTTCGGCGAATTTTCAACCAATTCGACGCGAACCGTGATGGGGGTCTCAACCGTGAGGAAATGGCGTCGCTGGTGGGTGCGGTGAACCCTAGGGTGAAATTCAGCGACGAACAAATCAGCGCGATCCTTGACGAGGTGTTCCGAACCTACGGCGAATTCATCGACGGCGACAAGGGTCTCACGTACGAGGGTCTGTTGCGCACGTACGACGACGGAGCTGGCGACGTCGACCGTGATTTCGACGCGCTTGGCCTCGACCTCGTGGCAGACGCCGTGAAGGAGCCCCTTGCAGCGTCCGAGGCGTCATCCTCGTCGATCGTGGACGAGAGAATGGCGGTGGAGACACAGAAGAAGCAGCGGACGGCCGCCTGGGCGGTGTCGCCAAACCACGGGATCGTGTTCGACGAGACGTGGAAGATTGTGGATGATTTGGAGCTTCTCGTGAAGAGGCTGAAGACGAAGCAGTCCAAGGAAGGTGGGAAATTAAAGAATGACAACTTTGACGCATATTCAGATGCCGGGTGGTCTCGCGAATTGGGTCCCTCGTCCGAGATTACGGAGAAGAGAGTGTTTTGGGAGGAGTCAGGGCATGATTATGCAGTGTTTTTGAAGGAATTGGGAGGGTTGAGAGGGAGGGCTGATGGTGCTAGGTCAAGAGAAGAGGCTTTCGATGGGCACATGGCAATTGGGAGAGTTTTGTATGAACATCAGTTGTTTAAGGAGTCATTGGTTAGTTTCAAGAGGGCTTGTGAGTTGCAACCTGTGGATGTGAGGCCTCATTTCAGAGCTGGGAATTGTTTGTATGTTCTTGGCAGGTACAAGGAGGCCAAGGAGGAGTTCCTCTTGGCTCTTGAGTCTGCTGAGGCTGGCGGCAACCAATGGGCTTACTTGCTCCCCCAGATTTATGTCAACCTCGGCATCGCCCTTGAGGGTGAAGGGATGGTTTTGAGTGCCTGTGAGTATTATAGGGAGGCAGCGATTCTCTGTCCCACACATTTTAGAGCCTTGAAGCTCTTAGGTAGTGCACTTTTTGGCGTGGGGGAGTATAGAGCGGCAGTGAAGGCGTTGGAGGAGGCAATTTTCATGAAGCCAGATTATGCTGACGCTCACTGCGATTTGGCGTCGGCATTACATGCGATGGGTGAGGATGAGAGGGCCATTGAGGTGTTTCAGAAGGCTATTGATTTGAAGCCTGGTCATGTGGATGCCCTTTACAATTTGGGTGGGCTGTATATGGACCTGGGAAGGTTTCAGAGGGCATCTGAGATGTACACTAGAGTATTGGGTGTGTGGCCGAACCACTGGCGAGCACAGCTGAACAAGGCGGTGTCACTGCTGGGAGCTGGGGAGACTGAAGAGGCCAAAAGAGCTTTGAAGGAAGCGTTGAAAATGACGAATAGGGTTGAGCTGCATGATGCAATATCGCATTTGAAGCAGCTTCAGAAAAAGAAGACCAAAGCCAGTAATGGAGGTGTTCCTGGGGAGGCATCTTTTGTTATAGTTGAACCATCCAAGTTTAAGGTGGTTGGAGATCGGACTACAGGGAGGCAAGAGCTAGCCACTGCTCTGCAGATCAGAGCGCTTCAGAGGGTAACTAGGTTGAGTCGTTGCAGTGTAGAGCTTTTGAAGAAGGAGATGAGTGAACGTGATGTGTCAGTATCCTATTCTGGTAGTGGAGTTCCTGAAAAGTCCATCCGGAAGCCCAATTTGGAAGAAATTCTTCGCAGATTACTCAGTTTTCTGAAGCCCGAGACTTTTCAAGGGGCTGTGAAAGCCATCAACGAGAGGATTCTTTCAGTTttggatgaaaatggttcaggcAGGCTGGACCTGGGAATGTTCTATGCGATTCTTGCTCCTATTTGTGGTGGTCCTCCGGACAGACGCAAAAGGGTTGCCTTCGATGCACTTTTGTGGCGTCCTATGAATGAAGATGGTGCTAATATCAGGAAAGTTGATGCCACTCTATACATCAAATTGTTAAGGGCCGTGTATCTTCCTAGCCAAGCTGTTAGTGAATTAATGGAGGTTCGTGGAGAGTCAGACACTTCAATGGTGTCTTTCTCCGAGTTTCTAGTGATGTTTGATGATCCAGATTGGGGTTTTGGTATAATGCCTACTCTTGCAAAGCTTGAGACAGGGGATAGAAACCGGCATGGTAACTCGGTGTGCTCGGTTTGCCGCTACCCAGTTATTGGTTCTCGGTTTAAGGAGATAAAATCTCATTTTAGTGTGTGTAACCAATGCTACAGTGAGGGAAAGGTGCCTTCTTCATTTAAGCAGGAAGAGTACAGATTTAAAGAGTATGGAAGTGAGGGTGAAGCCATGAAAGATAAGT TTCTTGCAAGAAGATCAATATGA
- the LOC114189620 gene encoding uncharacterized TPR repeat-containing protein At1g05150-like isoform X1, whose translation MATRGTRSEKVRRIFNQFDANRDGGLNREEMASLVGAVNPRVKFSDEQISAILDEVFRTYGEFIDGDKGLTYEGLLRTYDDGAGDVDRDFDALGLDLVADAVKEPLAASEASSSSIVDERMAVETQKKQRTAAWAVSPNHGIVFDETWKIVDDLELLVKRLKTKQSKEGGKLKNDNFDAYSDAGWSRELGPSSEITEKRVFWEESGHDYAVFLKELGGLRGRADGARSREEAFDGHMAIGRVLYEHQLFKESLVSFKRACELQPVDVRPHFRAGNCLYVLGRYKEAKEEFLLALESAEAGGNQWAYLLPQIYVNLGIALEGEGMVLSACEYYREAAILCPTHFRALKLLGSALFGVGEYRAAVKALEEAIFMKPDYADAHCDLASALHAMGEDERAIEVFQKAIDLKPGHVDALYNLGGLYMDLGRFQRASEMYTRVLGVWPNHWRAQLNKAVSLLGAGETEEAKRALKEALKMTNRVELHDAISHLKQLQKKKTKASNGGVPGEASFVIVEPSKFKVVGDRTTGRQELATALQIRALQRVTRLSRCSVELLKKEMSERDVSVSYSGSGVPEKSIRKPNLEEILRRLLSFLKPETFQGAVKAINERILSVLDENGSGRLDLGMFYAILAPICGGPPDRRKRVAFDALLWRPMNEDGANIRKVDATLYIKLLRAVYLPSQAVSELMEVRGESDTSMVSFSEFLVMFDDPDWGFGIMPTLAKLETGDRNRHGNSVCSVCRYPVIGSRFKEIKSHFSVCNQCYSEGKVPSSFKQEEYRFKEYGSEGEAMKDKYQYDTQYGEVQWKEQFEAIENQNDSLVEG comes from the exons ATGGCGACGAGGGGCACCAGATCGGAGAAGGTTCGGCGAATTTTCAACCAATTCGACGCGAACCGTGATGGGGGTCTCAACCGTGAGGAAATGGCGTCGCTGGTGGGTGCGGTGAACCCTAGGGTGAAATTCAGCGACGAACAAATCAGCGCGATCCTTGACGAGGTGTTCCGAACCTACGGCGAATTCATCGACGGCGACAAGGGTCTCACGTACGAGGGTCTGTTGCGCACGTACGACGACGGAGCTGGCGACGTCGACCGTGATTTCGACGCGCTTGGCCTCGACCTCGTGGCAGACGCCGTGAAGGAGCCCCTTGCAGCGTCCGAGGCGTCATCCTCGTCGATCGTGGACGAGAGAATGGCGGTGGAGACACAGAAGAAGCAGCGGACGGCCGCCTGGGCGGTGTCGCCAAACCACGGGATCGTGTTCGACGAGACGTGGAAGATTGTGGATGATTTGGAGCTTCTCGTGAAGAGGCTGAAGACGAAGCAGTCCAAGGAAGGTGGGAAATTAAAGAATGACAACTTTGACGCATATTCAGATGCCGGGTGGTCTCGCGAATTGGGTCCCTCGTCCGAGATTACGGAGAAGAGAGTGTTTTGGGAGGAGTCAGGGCATGATTATGCAGTGTTTTTGAAGGAATTGGGAGGGTTGAGAGGGAGGGCTGATGGTGCTAGGTCAAGAGAAGAGGCTTTCGATGGGCACATGGCAATTGGGAGAGTTTTGTATGAACATCAGTTGTTTAAGGAGTCATTGGTTAGTTTCAAGAGGGCTTGTGAGTTGCAACCTGTGGATGTGAGGCCTCATTTCAGAGCTGGGAATTGTTTGTATGTTCTTGGCAGGTACAAGGAGGCCAAGGAGGAGTTCCTCTTGGCTCTTGAGTCTGCTGAGGCTGGCGGCAACCAATGGGCTTACTTGCTCCCCCAGATTTATGTCAACCTCGGCATCGCCCTTGAGGGTGAAGGGATGGTTTTGAGTGCCTGTGAGTATTATAGGGAGGCAGCGATTCTCTGTCCCACACATTTTAGAGCCTTGAAGCTCTTAGGTAGTGCACTTTTTGGCGTGGGGGAGTATAGAGCGGCAGTGAAGGCGTTGGAGGAGGCAATTTTCATGAAGCCAGATTATGCTGACGCTCACTGCGATTTGGCGTCGGCATTACATGCGATGGGTGAGGATGAGAGGGCCATTGAGGTGTTTCAGAAGGCTATTGATTTGAAGCCTGGTCATGTGGATGCCCTTTACAATTTGGGTGGGCTGTATATGGACCTGGGAAGGTTTCAGAGGGCATCTGAGATGTACACTAGAGTATTGGGTGTGTGGCCGAACCACTGGCGAGCACAGCTGAACAAGGCGGTGTCACTGCTGGGAGCTGGGGAGACTGAAGAGGCCAAAAGAGCTTTGAAGGAAGCGTTGAAAATGACGAATAGGGTTGAGCTGCATGATGCAATATCGCATTTGAAGCAGCTTCAGAAAAAGAAGACCAAAGCCAGTAATGGAGGTGTTCCTGGGGAGGCATCTTTTGTTATAGTTGAACCATCCAAGTTTAAGGTGGTTGGAGATCGGACTACAGGGAGGCAAGAGCTAGCCACTGCTCTGCAGATCAGAGCGCTTCAGAGGGTAACTAGGTTGAGTCGTTGCAGTGTAGAGCTTTTGAAGAAGGAGATGAGTGAACGTGATGTGTCAGTATCCTATTCTGGTAGTGGAGTTCCTGAAAAGTCCATCCGGAAGCCCAATTTGGAAGAAATTCTTCGCAGATTACTCAGTTTTCTGAAGCCCGAGACTTTTCAAGGGGCTGTGAAAGCCATCAACGAGAGGATTCTTTCAGTTttggatgaaaatggttcaggcAGGCTGGACCTGGGAATGTTCTATGCGATTCTTGCTCCTATTTGTGGTGGTCCTCCGGACAGACGCAAAAGGGTTGCCTTCGATGCACTTTTGTGGCGTCCTATGAATGAAGATGGTGCTAATATCAGGAAAGTTGATGCCACTCTATACATCAAATTGTTAAGGGCCGTGTATCTTCCTAGCCAAGCTGTTAGTGAATTAATGGAGGTTCGTGGAGAGTCAGACACTTCAATGGTGTCTTTCTCCGAGTTTCTAGTGATGTTTGATGATCCAGATTGGGGTTTTGGTATAATGCCTACTCTTGCAAAGCTTGAGACAGGGGATAGAAACCGGCATGGTAACTCGGTGTGCTCGGTTTGCCGCTACCCAGTTATTGGTTCTCGGTTTAAGGAGATAAAATCTCATTTTAGTGTGTGTAACCAATGCTACAGTGAGGGAAAGGTGCCTTCTTCATTTAAGCAGGAAGAGTACAGATTTAAAGAGTATGGAAGTGAGGGTGAAGCCATGAAAGATAAGT ATCAATATGACACCCAATATGGAGAAGTTCAATGGAAGGAACAATTTGAAGCTATAGAGAATCAAAATGATAGTCTTGTTGAAGGATGA